One part of the Pseudomonadota bacterium genome encodes these proteins:
- the hisD gene encoding histidinol dehydrogenase: MVLMKIMDAGDLNLSRREPVDSEAQRVAQAVVDEVRAGGEEALRRCAERFGEVRQGDKLFYSREELARSLDCVERADRELIARVADRIRRFAAAQRESLKPFEFPIPGGTAGQMIAPVARAGCYAPGGRFPLPSSVLMTAVTARAAGVAEVWVASPKPTAMVLAAAAASGADGLLAAGGAQAIAAMAYGAGPMPACDVIAGPGNRYVTAAKKIVSGTVAIDMLAGPSELVVLADSSADPAVVAADLIAQAEHDPDAIPVLVTTDRSLAEDVLRRMDRQLERLPTAKTARGALANGFVLVASDMKGAIEACDRIAPEHIELQVKDAERLAEKLSNYGALFIGAAAAEVLGDYGAGPNHTLPTGGTSRHTGGLSVLNFLRVRTWMRIDDAAAARGMIEDAARLGEIEGLAAHAISANLRISR; this comes from the coding sequence ATGGTTCTGATGAAGATCATGGATGCGGGCGATCTCAATCTCTCGCGCAGGGAACCGGTGGACTCAGAGGCGCAGAGGGTCGCGCAGGCCGTGGTCGATGAAGTGCGCGCGGGCGGCGAGGAGGCGCTGCGCCGCTGCGCGGAGCGCTTCGGCGAGGTGAGGCAGGGGGACAAGCTGTTCTACTCGCGCGAGGAGCTTGCGCGCTCGCTCGATTGCGTGGAGAGGGCCGACAGGGAGCTCATCGCCCGAGTCGCGGATCGGATACGCAGATTCGCTGCAGCGCAGCGCGAGAGCTTGAAGCCGTTCGAGTTCCCCATCCCGGGCGGCACGGCGGGCCAGATGATCGCGCCGGTGGCGCGCGCCGGATGCTACGCGCCGGGCGGCCGCTTCCCGCTTCCATCCTCGGTGCTGATGACGGCGGTGACCGCCAGGGCGGCCGGCGTCGCCGAGGTGTGGGTGGCCTCTCCGAAGCCCACCGCCATGGTGCTGGCGGCCGCGGCCGCCTCGGGCGCGGACGGGCTCCTCGCGGCGGGCGGGGCGCAGGCGATCGCGGCCATGGCCTACGGCGCGGGCCCCATGCCCGCGTGCGACGTCATCGCTGGGCCGGGGAACAGGTACGTGACAGCCGCCAAGAAGATCGTATCAGGCACTGTCGCCATAGACATGCTGGCCGGCCCGTCCGAGCTCGTGGTGCTGGCCGACTCGTCGGCAGACCCAGCGGTCGTGGCCGCGGACCTCATCGCTCAGGCGGAGCACGACCCCGACGCGATTCCTGTCCTCGTGACCACCGACCGATCCTTGGCGGAGGATGTGCTGCGCAGGATGGACAGGCAGCTCGAGAGACTCCCCACCGCCAAGACCGCGCGCGGCGCCCTCGCCAACGGCTTCGTCCTCGTCGCCTCCGACATGAAGGGGGCGATCGAGGCGTGCGACCGAATCGCGCCCGAGCATATCGAGCTGCAGGTCAAGGATGCCGAAAGATTGGCGGAGAAGCTCTCCAATTATGGCGCCCTGTTCATCGGCGCCGCTGCCGCGGAGGTCCTCGGAGACTACGGTGCGGGCCCGAACCACACGCTGCCCACCGGCGGCACCTCGCGCCACACCGGGGGGCTGTCGGTGCTCAATTTCCTCAGGGTCCGCACGTGGATGCGGATCGACGACGCGGCCGCGGCCCGGGGGATGATCGAGGATGCGGCGCGGCTGGGCGAGATCGAGGGATTGGCAGCCCACGCGATTTCGGCTAATCTGCGCATCTCACGATAA